In the genome of Deltaproteobacteria bacterium, one region contains:
- a CDS encoding tetratricopeptide repeat protein encodes MRVHVLAAAVLFAVGFTVRWWLRQGLVLGDDPQEYGALLGILTNGPIWSDQLHQRFAGWLANYLAFWLFGVSESAFLMPTALLTSTFAIMAYALLVRWGYGRLRAFLGGLLVAVAPFEVTLGSLRANDSYLELAIALGLTSLVLLEERPVWQGIALAVCLWFGFYVKLWVVYALPALGLYYLAGRRWRAAMAFAIASAVIHGATSVFWKAKLGTFIPFLSHHAVNYPVPRADLADLFLKYPRLMFVGSSEFPTTLWGWTPHLLVALFVVKLGGRAVRTWPESLRFDRADGLLLACWGSFFLLLEFFPNGFRLDRYYSVPRIFRYLAPISFPIVLHAAKLVLDLTRVRASGLFAAGVVTPVLALYLVQSLEATGPSHVYRENLRAVLHDVEAAKPPVLLAEAVLASYFRDLYFDPDAQETDVVIQHDEHEAADYERWLHEHEDTLPDGTLLVTGLASFVHYGAHIDGYRLAWFAKPLGPQWKLVREYGVLSYLPRPEPARLWRLERPAGARPPVRHDEREDLSSLEGLDDPAALRAGGMARYEATDYPGARRFFRKLVAMDHPAAEDAAFFYAASFFREDNWARARHEFKRLRRRFPQGRWLPAAYWHIAMCERNRGHTGRARRLFASVVRRFPGDPTTVRMAEEGLEELRGRRGGVLVEWWHALGRRMSAAATG; translated from the coding sequence ATGCGCGTGCACGTGCTCGCGGCCGCCGTCCTCTTCGCCGTCGGCTTCACGGTCCGGTGGTGGCTCCGGCAGGGGCTCGTCCTGGGCGACGACCCGCAGGAATACGGGGCGCTCCTGGGCATTCTGACCAACGGCCCGATCTGGAGCGACCAGCTCCATCAGCGTTTCGCCGGCTGGCTCGCGAATTACCTCGCGTTCTGGCTCTTCGGCGTTTCGGAGTCGGCGTTCCTCATGCCGACGGCGCTCCTCACCTCGACCTTCGCCATCATGGCGTACGCGCTGCTCGTGCGCTGGGGCTACGGGCGCCTGCGCGCCTTCCTCGGCGGCCTCCTCGTCGCGGTGGCGCCGTTCGAGGTCACGCTCGGGTCGCTCCGTGCGAACGACTCGTATCTCGAGCTCGCGATAGCGCTCGGGCTGACTTCGCTCGTCCTGCTCGAGGAGCGCCCGGTCTGGCAAGGGATCGCGCTCGCCGTGTGTCTCTGGTTCGGATTCTACGTGAAGCTGTGGGTCGTCTACGCGCTCCCGGCGCTCGGGCTCTACTACCTCGCCGGACGGCGGTGGCGAGCGGCGATGGCGTTCGCCATCGCGAGCGCGGTCATCCATGGCGCGACCTCCGTCTTCTGGAAGGCGAAGCTCGGCACGTTCATCCCCTTTCTCTCGCACCACGCCGTCAACTATCCGGTGCCCCGCGCCGACCTCGCTGACCTCTTCCTCAAGTATCCGCGACTCATGTTCGTGGGCTCGTCCGAGTTTCCGACCACGCTCTGGGGGTGGACGCCGCACCTCCTCGTGGCGCTCTTCGTCGTGAAGCTCGGGGGCCGGGCGGTCCGTACGTGGCCCGAGAGTCTCCGCTTCGATCGCGCCGACGGCCTGCTCCTCGCGTGCTGGGGCTCGTTCTTCCTGCTGCTCGAGTTCTTTCCGAACGGGTTCCGGCTCGACAGGTACTACTCGGTGCCGCGCATCTTCCGCTACCTGGCGCCGATCTCGTTCCCGATCGTGCTTCACGCGGCAAAGCTCGTGCTCGACCTGACACGGGTCCGTGCGAGCGGGCTCTTCGCCGCCGGCGTTGTCACCCCGGTCCTCGCGCTCTACCTGGTGCAGAGCCTGGAGGCGACGGGCCCGAGCCACGTCTACCGCGAGAACCTACGCGCAGTCCTCCACGACGTCGAGGCCGCGAAGCCGCCCGTGCTGCTCGCCGAAGCGGTCCTGGCGAGCTACTTCCGCGATCTCTACTTCGATCCCGACGCGCAGGAGACGGACGTCGTGATCCAGCACGACGAGCATGAAGCGGCCGACTACGAGCGCTGGCTCCACGAGCACGAGGACACCCTCCCCGACGGCACGCTCCTCGTGACGGGACTCGCGAGCTTCGTGCACTACGGCGCGCACATCGACGGCTACCGGCTCGCGTGGTTTGCCAAGCCGCTCGGGCCGCAGTGGAAGCTCGTCCGTGAGTACGGGGTGCTGTCGTACCTGCCGCGGCCCGAGCCGGCGCGCCTCTGGCGCCTCGAGCGCCCGGCGGGCGCCCGTCCGCCCGTGCGACACGACGAGCGCGAAGACCTGTCGTCGCTCGAGGGTCTGGACGACCCGGCGGCGCTCCGCGCGGGCGGCATGGCCCGGTACGAGGCGACCGACTATCCGGGAGCGCGGAGATTCTTTCGAAAGCTGGTCGCCATGGATCACCCCGCGGCCGAGGACGCCGCCTTCTTCTATGCAGCGTCGTTCTTCCGCGAGGATAATTGGGCGCGGGCCCGTCACGAGTTCAAGCGCCTCCGCCGTCGATTCCCGCAGGGCCGATGGCTGCCCGCGGCCTACTGGCACATCGCCATGTGCGAGCGGAACCGCGGCCACACCGGCCGCGCGCGACGCCTGTTCGCGAGCGTCGTGCGGCGCTTCCCGGGCGATCCGACGACGGTTCGGATGGCCGAGGAGGGCCTCGAAGAGCTCAGGGGGCGGCGGGGCGGCGTGCTGGTCGAGTGGTGGCACGCGCTCGGGCGCCGCATGAGCGCGGCGGCCACCGGATAG